The Nitrospinota bacterium genome window below encodes:
- a CDS encoding branched-chain amino acid ABC transporter permease, with the protein MSFEFFTPAIVFQTAVSGLLLGGIYALVALGLTLIFGVMRVINVAHGTFLMVGAYITYWLYNSYGLNPIVSLAVSMPLLFVLGVVLHKFVVAKVVDAPELTSLLVTFGISIVII; encoded by the coding sequence ATGTCATTCGAGTTTTTCACTCCCGCCATTGTCTTTCAGACGGCTGTAAGTGGACTTCTGCTGGGGGGCATCTACGCCCTCGTCGCCTTGGGGTTGACCCTCATCTTCGGCGTCATGCGGGTCATCAACGTGGCCCACGGAACGTTCTTGATGGTGGGGGCCTACATTACCTATTGGCTCTATAATAGCTACGGCCTCAATCCCATCGTTTCCCTTGCGGTCTCGATGCCACTGCTTTTCGTCTTGGGGGTTGTTCTGCACAAGTTCGTCGTCGCTAAGGTGGTCGATGCCCCGGAGTTGACCTCCCTCCTGGTGACCTTCGGCATCTCCATAGTCATCATC
- a CDS encoding amino acid ABC transporter substrate-binding protein — protein MKTANRVFTYLTRAVLVLGLLGLVACEAEKKNPIKIGYSLALTGKYAKTGKYQQEAFVMWAEEINKHGGLLGRPVKLIHYDDKSDPKTGVKLYEKLITQDKVDLVFGPYSSAVTNPVAGVTEKYKYPMITAGAPSSKIFAQGRKYVFGSYSPAKDYMDGAFALAKEKGLKTVALIYADSLFPISTAKGVKEKAGSYGLRIVYEEKYPRKTSDVSPLLSKIKARNPDVVFAASYLPDSVLITRQMKELDVNPKILAFTVGPALPEFGRDLGDLANYVYGATQWEPDPQLPFPKQKEWVEQYTKRWGREPNYHAASGWSAAQVMESCVKKVGSINRDKIRDCLASTNMMTVHGQYSVDPVTGEQRGHEILLIQWQKGKKEIVYPAKYRSASPNFPTPKWGNR, from the coding sequence ATGAAGACAGCAAACCGGGTTTTTACGTACCTTACTAGGGCCGTCTTGGTTCTTGGGCTCTTGGGGTTGGTTGCCTGTGAGGCTGAGAAAAAGAATCCTATCAAGATCGGCTACTCCCTGGCTCTGACGGGAAAGTACGCCAAAACGGGCAAATACCAGCAAGAAGCCTTCGTCATGTGGGCCGAGGAGATCAACAAGCACGGCGGGCTATTGGGCCGGCCCGTCAAGCTCATCCACTACGACGATAAGAGCGACCCCAAAACGGGTGTAAAGCTGTATGAGAAGCTCATCACCCAGGACAAAGTGGATTTGGTTTTTGGCCCCTACTCCAGCGCCGTGACCAATCCGGTGGCGGGGGTGACGGAGAAGTACAAGTACCCTATGATCACCGCCGGAGCTCCCTCTTCGAAGATTTTCGCCCAGGGGCGCAAGTACGTCTTCGGCAGCTACTCCCCGGCCAAAGACTACATGGATGGGGCCTTCGCCCTGGCCAAGGAAAAGGGCTTGAAGACCGTTGCCCTCATTTACGCCGACAGCCTCTTTCCCATCAGCACCGCCAAGGGGGTGAAGGAGAAGGCCGGTAGCTACGGGCTGAGGATTGTCTACGAGGAGAAATATCCCCGCAAGACCTCTGACGTCTCGCCTTTACTGAGCAAAATCAAGGCGCGAAATCCAGATGTTGTCTTTGCGGCCAGCTACCTTCCCGACTCCGTGCTCATCACCCGGCAGATGAAAGAGCTCGACGTCAACCCCAAGATACTCGCCTTCACCGTCGGGCCAGCCCTTCCCGAGTTCGGCAGAGACCTCGGCGACTTGGCGAATTACGTCTACGGAGCCACCCAATGGGAGCCAGACCCACAGCTGCCATTCCCGAAGCAGAAGGAGTGGGTCGAGCAGTACACGAAGCGTTGGGGCCGCGAGCCAAACTATCACGCGGCCAGCGGGTGGTCGGCCGCTCAGGTCATGGAATCGTGCGTCAAGAAGGTGGGTTCCATCAATCGAGATAAGATCCGCGACTGCCTCGCATCCACAAATATGATGACCGTCCACGGCCAATACTCGGTCGATCCCGTGACCGGCGAGCAGCGCGGCCACGAGATACTGCTAATCCAGTGGCAGAAAGGTAAGAAGGAAATCGTATATCCGGCGAAATACCGCTCGGCGTCTCCCAATTTCCCGACCCCTAAATGGGGCAATCGGTGA
- a CDS encoding Glu/Leu/Phe/Val dehydrogenase, translated as MARNPTNPKEDLNLNNIVSAQFDQAASFLKEPKGLLELIKQCNNVIMFKFPVKFGRNYQIIRGWRAEHSHHRKPLKGGIRFHPHVDQNDIMALAALMTYKCAIVDVPFGGSKGGVAINPRDYTEGQLEKITRRYTTELIRKGFIGPGVNVPAPDMGTGEREMAWIFDTYDAFHTGGIDNLACVTGKPVSQGGIRGRKEATGRGVQFGIRQAFSHSEDIRAVGLQPGLAGKRVVVQGFGNVGYHAARYLWEEDECKIIGVGEYAGGVYDPKGLNIAKLDLHRKKTGSIRNFPGAKTIDDPKKILEVECDILIPAALENQITLQNVRKIRTSVIAEAANGPVTPGADKILLERGILIIPDVYLNAGGVTVSYFEWSKNLAHIRFGRMQHRLEESRGQSFVDFLESSTGINIPPKVRDILVRGAEEVDLVNSGLEGTMVNAYEEIREVLKRRRKLSSLRTAAYIVAIKKITTSYRELGLFP; from the coding sequence ATGGCCAGAAATCCAACCAACCCAAAAGAAGACCTTAACCTCAACAATATCGTCTCAGCCCAGTTCGACCAAGCCGCTTCATTCCTAAAGGAGCCGAAGGGACTGCTGGAGCTGATTAAGCAGTGCAACAATGTGATCATGTTCAAATTCCCCGTTAAGTTCGGCAGAAACTACCAAATTATTCGGGGCTGGCGCGCCGAGCACTCTCACCATCGGAAACCCTTAAAAGGGGGGATCCGCTTTCACCCCCATGTTGACCAGAACGACATTATGGCCCTGGCCGCCCTGATGACTTACAAGTGCGCCATCGTAGACGTCCCCTTTGGTGGATCCAAAGGTGGGGTCGCCATCAATCCGAGAGACTACACCGAAGGCCAGTTGGAGAAGATTACACGCCGTTATACGACCGAGCTAATCCGCAAGGGGTTCATCGGCCCAGGGGTTAACGTTCCAGCGCCCGACATGGGAACCGGAGAGCGGGAGATGGCCTGGATCTTCGATACCTACGACGCCTTCCACACCGGCGGGATCGACAACCTGGCTTGTGTCACCGGAAAGCCCGTGAGCCAGGGTGGCATCCGAGGCCGTAAAGAGGCAACGGGCCGGGGCGTTCAGTTTGGGATTCGCCAAGCCTTTAGCCACAGTGAAGATATTCGGGCCGTCGGACTTCAGCCCGGCCTCGCCGGCAAGCGCGTGGTCGTCCAGGGGTTTGGCAACGTCGGCTACCACGCCGCCAGATATCTCTGGGAAGAAGATGAGTGCAAGATCATTGGGGTTGGGGAGTACGCTGGAGGGGTGTATGACCCCAAGGGGCTTAACATTGCAAAATTGGACCTTCATCGTAAAAAAACCGGCTCGATTCGAAATTTCCCAGGCGCGAAGACCATCGACGATCCTAAGAAAATTCTCGAAGTCGAATGCGATATCTTAATACCGGCTGCCCTGGAGAATCAGATCACCCTACAGAACGTCCGGAAAATACGCACCAGTGTCATAGCCGAAGCCGCCAACGGCCCAGTGACACCGGGAGCCGATAAAATCCTGCTCGAGCGCGGCATCCTGATTATCCCTGATGTTTACCTGAACGCCGGCGGAGTTACCGTCTCTTATTTTGAATGGAGCAAAAATCTCGCGCACATCCGATTCGGAAGAATGCAGCATCGGCTGGAGGAATCCCGTGGCCAAAGCTTCGTCGATTTCCTGGAAAGTAGCACCGGGATTAACATCCCTCCCAAAGTTCGCGATATCCTGGTACGCGGGGCCGAAGAGGTCGACTTGGTCAACTCCGGGTTGGAAGGTACAATGGTGAACGCGTACGAAGAAATCCGCGAAGTTCTCAAGCGGCGCCGTAAGCTCTCCAGCCTCCGGACGGCTGCCTATATTGTAGCTATCAAGAAAATCACCACATCCTACCGGGAATTGGGTCTATTTCCTTAA
- a CDS encoding ABC transporter substrate-binding protein — MRRFAGWAIVGLLVALVGAGCGRVEGVVVAVVGPMTGDSAQYGIMAKRAVELFTEEVNAQGGLLVAGKKLPLSFRVGDDKADPKEAASVATKFAADRNVSVVIGHFNSSCCLAGKPIYAREGVVEFSYGCTNPEVAKGSPWTFRNVFEDTFQGQSVANYAKNALGLNRVAVFYDNDDYGRGLKDSFVAQANRIGLKVVGQEAYDRESIDFRSQLTKLRTRRPQAIFVSGLYNQGGLIASQTRQIGMKKIQILGADGMASDEYIRLAGPAAEGTIVTSPFLFEAGGPKAQAFAKKFEARYGVAPDWIAANAYDAIGMVAKTIEEIGSSDRKAIRDALAAKTSLETGYHGITGVTFFDANGDCKKPVYMQEVKGGKWVAAEKQMK, encoded by the coding sequence ATGCGGCGTTTTGCAGGTTGGGCTATAGTCGGGCTGCTGGTAGCCCTAGTGGGAGCCGGTTGCGGCCGTGTAGAGGGTGTGGTTGTGGCCGTGGTCGGCCCGATGACGGGTGATTCCGCCCAATACGGCATCATGGCCAAGCGGGCTGTCGAACTCTTTACAGAAGAAGTTAATGCCCAAGGGGGCCTCCTCGTCGCCGGAAAGAAGCTTCCGTTGAGCTTTCGCGTAGGCGACGATAAGGCGGACCCCAAGGAGGCGGCTTCCGTGGCCACTAAATTCGCCGCCGACCGAAACGTCTCGGTGGTCATAGGCCACTTCAACTCCTCTTGCTGTCTGGCGGGCAAGCCCATCTACGCCCGAGAAGGCGTGGTGGAGTTCTCCTACGGATGCACGAACCCGGAGGTGGCCAAGGGAAGCCCCTGGACCTTCCGGAACGTCTTCGAGGACACCTTCCAGGGCCAAAGCGTGGCCAACTACGCCAAAAACGCCTTGGGGCTTAATCGGGTGGCGGTCTTTTACGACAACGACGACTACGGCCGGGGGCTAAAGGATAGCTTCGTGGCCCAGGCCAACAGGATCGGCCTTAAGGTCGTCGGCCAAGAGGCCTACGACCGCGAGAGCATCGACTTTCGCTCCCAGCTTACGAAGCTCCGCACCCGCAGGCCGCAGGCTATTTTCGTCTCCGGCCTCTACAACCAGGGGGGCCTCATCGCCTCACAGACCCGCCAGATCGGAATGAAAAAGATCCAAATTCTCGGTGCCGACGGGATGGCCAGCGACGAGTACATCCGACTGGCTGGTCCGGCAGCCGAAGGGACAATCGTCACGAGCCCCTTTCTGTTCGAGGCCGGCGGCCCAAAGGCCCAGGCCTTCGCCAAGAAGTTTGAGGCCCGCTACGGGGTGGCCCCGGATTGGATTGCGGCCAACGCCTACGACGCCATCGGCATGGTCGCCAAGACCATCGAGGAGATCGGAAGCTCCGACCGGAAGGCCATTCGGGACGCCTTAGCAGCCAAGACATCCCTCGAGACGGGCTACCACGGCATCACCGGGGTCACCTTTTTCGATGCGAATGGGGATTGCAAAAAGCCCGTCTACATGCAGGAGGTAAAAGGAGGCAAGTGGGTGGCCGCCGAGAAACAGATGAAGTGA
- a CDS encoding branched-chain amino acid ABC transporter permease: protein MFPQQLINGLTLGSVYALVAVGYTMVYGIIQLINFAHGEIYMIGAYLAFTAISFLHLPFPVALLLSMAGCALLGVAIDYVAYRPLRRAPRLAALITAIGMSLFLQNVAQAIWGANTRPYPYEAIPKFFYASAFSLAKAGGTTMATFGEIPPAVADRPDLAIILQISWLQVLILTVSLLMMVSLYIIVNRTRIGTAMRACAQDQLMASLVGINVNRVIAFTFALGSALGAAAGVLVGVYYNAIFPTMGYRVGVVAFAAAVLGGIGNVVGAILGGLILGLAEALGAAYISSEYRYAIAYAIMILVIIFKPSGLLGSPAVERT from the coding sequence ATGTTTCCACAGCAGCTTATTAACGGCCTTACCTTAGGAAGCGTCTACGCGCTCGTCGCCGTGGGCTACACTATGGTCTACGGTATCATCCAGCTCATCAACTTCGCCCACGGTGAGATTTACATGATAGGGGCCTACCTCGCCTTCACCGCCATCTCCTTCCTGCATCTCCCCTTTCCGGTGGCCCTGTTGCTCAGCATGGCGGGCTGCGCCCTCTTAGGGGTCGCCATCGACTACGTGGCCTACCGACCCCTCCGGCGGGCTCCCCGGCTGGCTGCCCTGATTACCGCCATTGGGATGAGCCTCTTTCTCCAGAATGTCGCTCAGGCCATCTGGGGCGCAAACACCCGACCCTACCCTTATGAGGCGATCCCCAAGTTCTTCTACGCGTCCGCCTTTTCCCTGGCCAAGGCCGGTGGCACCACAATGGCTACGTTCGGCGAAATCCCCCCGGCGGTGGCCGACCGGCCCGACCTCGCCATCATCCTTCAAATATCCTGGCTCCAGGTGCTCATCCTCACCGTCAGCCTGCTGATGATGGTGAGCCTGTACATAATCGTCAACCGCACCCGAATCGGCACCGCCATGCGGGCCTGTGCCCAAGACCAGCTGATGGCAAGCCTCGTCGGAATCAACGTAAACCGCGTCATAGCCTTCACCTTCGCCTTGGGCAGCGCCCTGGGCGCCGCCGCCGGGGTGCTCGTCGGGGTGTACTACAACGCAATCTTTCCCACCATGGGCTACCGGGTCGGGGTGGTGGCCTTCGCCGCCGCGGTTCTTGGGGGAATCGGCAACGTGGTCGGAGCCATCCTGGGCGGTCTGATCCTCGGCCTGGCCGAGGCCCTCGGGGCGGCCTACATCAGCTCGGAGTACCGATATGCAATCGCCTACGCCATCATGATTCTCGTCATCATTTTCAAACCCTCGGGGCTCCTTGGGAGCCCGGCCGTAGAGCGAACGTAG
- a CDS encoding branched-chain amino acid ABC transporter permease, which translates to MVVLAAPLMIGGYPLHVAITIMLYMLLALGLNIIPGFCGLLDLGFVGFYGIGAYTAGLLILKLGVSFWLVLPLAALNGAIWGILLGAPTLRLTGDYFAIVTFGFSEIVVLVITNWVSLTRGPMGLPGITPPSILGHSFYGEIPYYYTILGLLVLTVILCRRLADSRLGRAFFAIREDEVAAAHCGIPIIQTKVIAFAISASLGALGGAFFAAWFTFISPNMFKFWESVLILCMIVLGGMGSIPGTMLGAAILILLQETLRPFGVLRYMIFGLILILMMRFRPSGLLAVEHVRGEMRPLEHERADLESEPRGPGSGEVPS; encoded by the coding sequence ATGGTCGTCCTCGCCGCACCCCTCATGATCGGAGGCTATCCACTCCACGTCGCCATCACCATCATGCTCTATATGCTGCTCGCCCTGGGCCTCAACATCATCCCTGGCTTTTGCGGCCTCCTCGACTTGGGCTTCGTGGGCTTCTACGGGATCGGCGCCTACACGGCGGGCCTCCTCATACTGAAGCTTGGAGTGAGCTTCTGGCTCGTCCTTCCCCTGGCAGCCCTCAACGGGGCCATCTGGGGAATTCTCCTGGGGGCCCCCACCCTGCGGCTAACGGGCGACTACTTCGCCATCGTCACCTTCGGGTTTTCTGAGATCGTTGTCCTCGTCATCACAAACTGGGTCAGCCTCACCCGGGGCCCCATGGGTCTGCCGGGCATCACCCCTCCCAGTATCTTGGGCCACTCCTTCTACGGCGAGATCCCCTACTACTACACGATCCTCGGCCTTCTTGTGCTCACCGTCATCCTTTGCCGACGCCTCGCAGACTCGCGTCTCGGACGGGCCTTTTTCGCTATCCGAGAGGACGAGGTAGCGGCGGCACACTGCGGGATACCCATAATTCAGACGAAGGTCATCGCCTTCGCCATCAGCGCCTCCCTCGGCGCCCTTGGCGGGGCCTTCTTCGCTGCATGGTTCACCTTCATAAGCCCCAACATGTTCAAATTCTGGGAGAGCGTCCTCATCCTCTGCATGATCGTCCTGGGGGGGATGGGCTCCATTCCCGGAACGATGCTCGGAGCAGCGATCCTCATCCTCCTCCAGGAGACCCTCCGCCCATTTGGGGTGCTCCGCTACATGATCTTTGGCCTCATCCTCATCCTCATGATGCGCTTCCGTCCGTCGGGCCTGCTGGCCGTCGAGCACGTCCGAGGAGAAATGCGTCCCCTTGAGCACGAGCGTGCCGACCTTGAGAGCGAACCCAGAGGGCCTGGGAGCGGGGAGGTTCCGTCGTGA
- a CDS encoding ABC transporter ATP-binding protein, which yields MLELRGVSTAYGLLEAVKGVDITIRNGEIACLIGANGAGKSTTLLTIAGILQPLRGSISLQGRRIDGLSADDIVQLGVSLVPEGRRIFPELTVAENLALGAYTRRDREAVAEDLEWVSSLFPILAERRAQKGGTLSGGEQQMLAIGRALMARPRLLLLDEPSLGLAPLIVEKIFEILAEINRSGTTLFLVEQNAHIALTMAQTGYVMETGRIVMHDDADRLIRHPQVRSAYLGE from the coding sequence ATGCTTGAGCTTAGGGGTGTTTCGACCGCCTATGGGCTCTTAGAGGCCGTCAAGGGCGTGGATATCACCATTCGTAATGGCGAGATCGCCTGCCTCATCGGAGCAAACGGGGCCGGCAAATCAACCACCCTGTTGACCATAGCCGGGATCCTCCAGCCGCTTCGAGGTAGCATCTCACTCCAGGGGCGCAGAATCGACGGCCTCTCGGCTGATGACATCGTCCAACTAGGGGTGAGCCTGGTGCCCGAAGGGCGGCGAATCTTCCCGGAACTCACGGTCGCGGAGAACCTCGCCCTGGGAGCCTACACTCGGCGCGACCGGGAGGCAGTGGCCGAGGACCTCGAATGGGTCTCTAGCCTTTTCCCCATCCTCGCCGAGCGAAGGGCCCAGAAGGGCGGAACCCTCTCGGGCGGAGAGCAGCAGATGCTGGCCATCGGCCGGGCCCTCATGGCACGCCCGCGCCTGCTCTTGTTGGATGAACCATCCCTCGGGCTTGCGCCCCTGATCGTAGAGAAAATATTCGAGATTCTTGCTGAGATAAACCGAAGCGGGACGACCCTCTTTCTCGTCGAGCAAAACGCCCACATTGCCCTCACGATGGCCCAGACGGGCTATGTGATGGAAACGGGGCGAATTGTGATGCACGACGACGCCGACCGCCTGATACGGCACCCTCAGGTGAGGTCTGCCTACCTCGGGGAGTAA
- a CDS encoding class I SAM-dependent methyltransferase, with product MASLVLVAIQLLFGLLILACVLYFLSVLIYLPLTNQAAFIPTFRWCVEHILAEAPIDAGARFVDLGAGDGRILTAVERIYGLEAVGFECNPVAYAVSWVNLWFKGSHARLILGNFHKADLSGYDVIYCYLFPEVMKKLFPKFQVNAKPGALIISRIYTLGDWKPFRTLQYVGPNGPEATYFYRVPEAAEVESIRLSDREDQWGDGGRVEGQLED from the coding sequence GTGGCGTCTCTCGTCCTTGTTGCAATTCAGTTGCTCTTCGGCCTTCTCATCTTGGCCTGCGTTCTCTATTTCCTATCAGTCCTTATCTACCTGCCGCTAACCAACCAGGCCGCCTTCATCCCTACCTTTCGATGGTGTGTTGAGCATATCTTGGCAGAGGCCCCCATCGATGCAGGGGCGCGGTTCGTGGATTTGGGGGCCGGCGACGGACGGATTCTGACGGCCGTCGAGCGGATTTACGGTCTGGAGGCGGTCGGCTTTGAGTGCAATCCGGTGGCGTACGCCGTTAGTTGGGTGAACCTTTGGTTTAAGGGCTCCCATGCCCGTCTCATCCTAGGAAATTTTCACAAAGCCGACCTCTCGGGCTATGATGTAATCTATTGTTACCTGTTCCCCGAAGTTATGAAAAAGCTCTTTCCAAAGTTCCAGGTCAACGCCAAACCCGGAGCCCTCATCATCAGCCGTATCTACACTCTGGGCGACTGGAAGCCATTCCGGACCCTCCAGTACGTCGGGCCCAACGGCCCGGAGGCCACCTACTTCTACCGGGTGCCGGAGGCGGCGGAAGTCGAGTCCATCCGCCTTAGCGATAGAGAAGATCAATGGGGCGACGGTGGAAGGGTGGAGGGCCAGCTTGAAGATTGA
- a CDS encoding Flp family type IVb pilin, giving the protein MGTERKGDRPLLRSFWRREEGASALEYALVVSLIAAFIVITLQAFGFSVLNLFSTSVGAIKGAVN; this is encoded by the coding sequence ATGGGTACCGAAAGAAAAGGGGACCGCCCGTTGCTTCGCTCCTTCTGGCGTCGAGAAGAAGGTGCTTCGGCCCTTGAGTACGCTTTGGTAGTCTCACTCATCGCCGCATTCATCGTCATCACCCTCCAGGCCTTCGGATTCTCAGTATTGAACCTATTCTCCACGTCCGTCGGGGCCATTAAGGGTGCCGTCAACTAG